In Chryseobacterium gotjawalense, the following are encoded in one genomic region:
- a CDS encoding dimethylarginine dimethylaminohydrolase family protein, translating to MKLNIKNETGRLKSVVLGQPNSLGAVPTLEESYDAKSYDTIQKGIYPTEKEVVHEMNEFEKILKKYDVQVFRPEIIENYNQVFARDVAFVIDDKMIISNVIADRADEQEAYRKIFEEVKWRDIINLPETAHIEGGDVIVWNDFLFIGTCFSEDYRNFKTARTNEYAINILKEYFPKKRILDFELKKNDREPYKGILHLDCTFNPVGTDKCIIYKDGFVDESDYLLILDIFGEENCFHVTDKEMFEMNPNIFSISPEIVVSDSSFTRMNNHLRNEWGMTVEEIPYREISKMGGLLRCSTMPLVRE from the coding sequence TCAATATAAAAAATGAAACAGGAAGGCTTAAATCGGTTGTTCTGGGGCAGCCAAATTCTTTAGGAGCCGTTCCTACTTTAGAGGAAAGTTACGATGCAAAATCTTATGACACCATTCAGAAAGGAATTTATCCTACCGAAAAAGAGGTCGTACACGAGATGAACGAATTTGAAAAAATACTAAAAAAATACGATGTTCAGGTATTCCGTCCGGAAATTATCGAAAATTACAATCAGGTTTTTGCCCGTGACGTGGCTTTTGTTATTGATGATAAAATGATTATTTCTAATGTGATTGCCGACCGTGCGGATGAACAGGAAGCCTATCGTAAAATTTTCGAAGAAGTGAAATGGAGAGACATCATCAATCTTCCCGAAACGGCTCACATCGAAGGTGGCGACGTGATTGTCTGGAACGATTTTCTTTTCATAGGGACTTGTTTTTCTGAAGATTACAGGAACTTTAAAACCGCCCGGACCAACGAATACGCCATCAATATTCTGAAAGAGTATTTTCCTAAAAAGAGAATTCTCGATTTTGAATTAAAGAAAAATGACCGCGAACCTTACAAAGGAATCCTACATCTAGACTGTACTTTCAATCCTGTCGGGACCGATAAATGCATTATTTATAAAGACGGTTTTGTAGATGAAAGCGATTATCTATTGATTCTGGATATTTTCGGTGAAGAAAACTGTTTTCATGTGACCGATAAAGAAATGTTCGAAATGAATCCGAATATTTTCTCAATTTCTCCGGAAATTGTCGTTTCCGACTCTTCATTTACGAGAATGAACAATCACCTGAGAAACGAATGGGGAATGACGGTGGAAGAAATTCCATATCGTGAGATTTCGAAAATGGGCGGTTTGTTGAGATGTTCTACGATGCCTTTGGTGAGGGAATAA
- a CDS encoding copper homeostasis protein CutC, with protein MLEIACFEVTSAETACQSMADRIEFCDNLELGGTTPDFYEFLHLKRNYKMPVYVMIRPKGGPFFYSEDEFVQMKNSIITFKEGGADGFVFGILTSDNEIDEARNKELLELAGETPCTFHRAFDRTADLEKSVQTLIKLGFKTVLTSGGKPTAMEGKEMLKTLIEKYSDKIEILIGGGVRSKNILELKRFTGGKSFHSSAIRDYDTFVTDDEIKTLKQLSS; from the coding sequence ATGTTAGAAATTGCCTGTTTTGAAGTTACCTCTGCAGAAACCGCCTGCCAGTCGATGGCGGATCGAATTGAATTCTGTGATAATCTGGAGCTCGGCGGAACCACTCCCGACTTTTACGAATTTTTGCATCTCAAAAGAAATTATAAAATGCCCGTTTATGTGATGATCCGTCCGAAAGGTGGGCCTTTCTTTTATTCTGAAGATGAATTTGTTCAGATGAAAAACAGTATAATCACTTTTAAAGAAGGAGGAGCAGACGGTTTTGTGTTTGGGATATTAACTTCAGACAACGAAATTGACGAAGCCAGAAATAAGGAACTTCTCGAGCTTGCCGGAGAAACGCCGTGTACTTTTCACCGTGCTTTCGACCGGACCGCAGATTTGGAAAAGTCCGTTCAGACTTTAATTAAATTAGGTTTCAAAACAGTACTCACTTCCGGTGGAAAACCAACCGCCATGGAAGGAAAAGAAATGCTGAAAACTTTAATTGAAAAATATTCCGATAAAATCGAGATTCTGATTGGCGGCGGCGTACGCTCAAAAAATATTTTGGAATTGAAAAGATTTACCGGTGGAAAAAGTTTTCATTCTTCTGCGATCAGGGATTATGATACCTTCGTTACAGACGATGAAATCAAAACACTGAAACAGTTGAGTTCGTAA
- the ctlX gene encoding citrulline utilization hydrolase CtlX, protein MQTANTVLMVEPIAFGYNSQTAQNNYFQVEQKEADIQEKALQEFNNFVAKLREKGIQVITVKDTLEPHSPDSIFPNNWVSFHEDGRVALYPMFAPNRRVERRADILDTIRNEGFIIKEVDDLSSPENEDKFLEGTGSMIFDHDYKIAYGSVSLRLDEELFRDFCKQFDYTPVVFHSFQNVGNQRLPIYHTNVMMCVAEQFVVICLDCIDNELEREKLQEVIKSTEKEVIEISEEQLHQFAGNMLQVQNGEGTQFLVMSETAYKSLTPDQIQRIENYCEIIYADLNTIEVNGGGSARCMLAEVFLPKN, encoded by the coding sequence ATGCAAACAGCCAATACCGTTCTGATGGTAGAACCAATCGCTTTCGGTTACAATTCCCAAACTGCTCAAAACAATTATTTTCAGGTCGAACAAAAGGAAGCCGATATTCAGGAAAAAGCGCTTCAGGAATTCAATAATTTCGTTGCAAAACTTAGAGAAAAAGGAATTCAGGTGATTACGGTGAAAGATACTTTAGAACCCCATTCCCCGGATTCTATTTTCCCGAATAACTGGGTGAGTTTTCATGAAGACGGAAGAGTGGCTTTGTACCCGATGTTTGCGCCCAACCGGAGAGTTGAAAGGCGCGCCGATATTTTGGACACCATTCGGAATGAAGGTTTTATAATTAAGGAAGTCGACGATTTATCATCTCCCGAAAATGAGGACAAATTTCTGGAAGGAACGGGAAGTATGATTTTCGACCATGACTATAAAATCGCCTACGGTTCTGTTTCCCTCCGTTTAGATGAAGAATTGTTCCGTGATTTTTGTAAGCAGTTTGATTATACGCCGGTCGTTTTCCATTCGTTTCAAAATGTCGGAAATCAAAGATTACCCATTTACCACACCAATGTGATGATGTGCGTTGCAGAACAGTTTGTAGTAATCTGCCTGGATTGTATCGATAATGAACTGGAAAGAGAAAAATTGCAGGAAGTCATCAAATCAACCGAAAAAGAAGTCATTGAAATTTCTGAGGAGCAGCTTCACCAGTTTGCAGGGAACATGTTACAGGTTCAAAACGGGGAAGGAACGCAGTTTTTAGTGATGAGCGAAACGGCTTACAAATCACTGACGCCGGACCAAATTCAAAGAATAGAGAATTACTGCGAAATCATTTATGCTGATTTAAATACCATCGAAGTCAATGGTGGCGGAAGCGCAAGATGCATGCTGGCGGAAGTTTTCCTGCCGAAGAATTAA